The sequence below is a genomic window from Chondrinema litorale.
AGAAATAGAAATATTAGCTGCCGGACAACATAATTTGCATGCAGGCCCTGATTTTAGCAATGCCAAAATTAAAATTGGAAATATTATTTGGGCAGGCAATGTAGAAATTCATATAAACTCTTCTGACTGGCACGCACACAAACACCATTTAGATGCTGCTTATAATAATGTAATTTTACATGTAGTATGGTTAGATAAAGGAAAAAAAGCAGCCACTAAAGCTGAAGTTGAATTACCCATACTTGAATTAAAGCCTTTGGTAAATGAAAATTTGGTAAGTAGATACAACCAAATGTTAGAGAGTGATAATGTAATCTCATGTGCGAGTGATTTTTTTAAAGTGCCAGAAATTTACAGAAACTTTATGTTGGAGAAAGTGCTGGTAGAGCGCTTAGAGAAAAAAGCAGATGCAGTTTTACAATTACTAGCTAGTAATAAAACTGATTGGGAAGAAACGGCATATCAATTATTAATGCAGAAGATGGGCTTTAAAACTAACAATGAGAATTTTTTGCAATTAGCAAAGGCTATCCCTCATCATATCATAAAAAAACACAATCAGTTATTCCAGATAGAAGCATTGCTTTTTGGGCAGGCAGGTTTTTTAGATGCAGAATTAAATGATAATTACTTTATTAAACTTAAGAAAGAGTATAATTACTTATCTGCAAAATTCAATCTGAGTGCTAAAAAGCTACAAGTAAAGGAGTGGCAGTTTATGCGTTTAAGACCAGCAAATTTCCCCACAGTTAGAATTGCTCAGGCAGCAGCAATGCTGTTTAAGTTTAGAAAAATATTCGATATGCTCACTAATCAATCAAACCCGCTAGAAATTATTGAGCTATTTCATATAAAACAGTCGGCTTATTGGCAAAAGCATTACCATTTTGATAAAATCTTGGAGAGGGGAGTGCCTGCGATTGGTAAGCTTTCTAGAGAATTATTAATTATAAATGTAGTTGCTCCTTTGTTATTTGCCAGATCTAGATATTTAGATAAGCCAGAAAGCGTACAAATAATTTTTGATTTGTTGCTGAATCTACCTGCTGAAGATAATCACATTATCAAACATTGGAAACAAGCTAATACCAAAGTTAGTAATGCTTATGAGTCTCAGGCTTATCTGGAATTGTTAAATATTTATTGTAAGAAAAAGCAATGCTTGCAATGTAGAATAGGCTGTTTTTTATTAGGTAAAAAATATTCGGAGTTAGCAGTAATAAATTTTTAATGAATGAATGTATTTTCATATAAAATAATTACTTTTGCACTCCGAAATTCGGAAGGCTTAGCATAAATAAGCCTGATTTAATTTAAAACCGGGATGAAGATAGCGACTGAGTACCGGTATTGTATAACAAACCTTAAAACGCTGCAAGATGGAATATCTAGACATGGTAGGCTACTACAGAAAAGATCTTGGTAGAAAAGCCTCAAAAGATTTAAGAACAGAAGGATACGCTCCATGTGTATTGTATGGTGGTCATGACGAACCAATCCACTTTTACGTTCCTATGATTCTTTTCAGAGAGTTAGTTTATACTCCTGATGTTAAAATGGTAGTAATGGATATTGAAGGAACTGAATACAAGTGTATTCTTCAAGATATTACTTTCCACCCAGTAAGTGAAGTAATTCTTCATGTAGATTTCCTTCGTTTATATGACGATGTGCCAGTTAAAATGGACATTCCAGTATCTTTCAAAGGTAGTTCTCCTGGTCTTTTAAAAGGGGGTAAATTAGTTACTAAGACTCGTAAATTGACTGTAAAAGCTTTACCGGCTGATATGCCTCAATCTATCGAAGTTAGTATTGAAGGACTTGAATTGGGTAAGTCTGTAAAAGTTTCTAGTATAAAACAAGATAACTTTACAATCTTAAATAACCCAATGGTAACCATTGGCTCAATTGAAATACCAAGAGCTCTTAAGAGTGCAAAATCTAAAGAAGCTTAATAATATACTCGGTGGCTTTTTTAAGCCACCTTTTTTTGTTATTCTACAGCTATTCCCCAATAAATAAACTTAAGCGGAACATTACCTTCGGCTTTTAGTTCATGAATTTTTCCAATAGGAATTTTAATGAACGACGTAGCTTGTAAAGTATATGTTTTGTTATCTATAATATAGGATCCTTTACCTTCCAAAAAATAAAAGAATTCTTCCATATCTGAATGAACATGTGGTTCTACAGTTTCTCCAGGTTGTAAAATGCCTATCGCAGTTTGAGTAAGTAAAGATTCAGTCTCTTCATTTTTTAATAAGATAATCTTTTCTCCATTGTTATGCGATGTACGGGTTTTTGCTAATGCACTGGCTAATTTGTTAACCACACTATCTTTCATATTCAAGATTTCTTTAATTAAACTAAACAAGATTAATCAATTAATCGGCTGACTGCAATCATAATAAACATAATCTCTTAGTAGGAGTATTGTATTAATTTATATCCTAGTCGTGTCATGGCAACCATAAAAATGAAATTTTGCAACAATGAGCATAAAAATTGGCTTGTTGAGCTAAACACAATGCAAGATGAATTAAAACTGTATCAGGATAAATTGGCTTATTTGGCTGCTTTATATTTTACAACAGAAAAAGAAAAACCAGTAAATAACCTCCGTAGAGAAGTGTTAGAGTTTTTTTATCAAATTGATGAATTACGCTATATGATTCATCTACACGAAGTCTTTCTTAGCGAAGAAGCAGAAAATGGAAAAATAGTTGAAGAAGACCATCAAACAGAAATGGAAAAACTGGCTTGTCTTAAAAAAGATTTTGAAGTTTTAAAATCAACAACAGAAAGCTTTTATATTGCAAGTGAAGACTAAACTATAATGTTTTTTGAGTTTATTTCAATCATTTTTTAGCAACTTGGCCTATGTATTACCAGCTTTACCATCCAATTTTTTGCTGGGTGTTCTGGTAGTAATATTATTTGCAGTATTAAGTGTTTTATCTGGCAAAATCGATGTTCCAGGAGGTTTAACCGGTGGTTTGTTGGCATTTTGTCTTTTTTTAGGAGGAGGTTTTCTACTTATGGGATACCTCTTTTTATTTTTTATTGCAGGTTCTGCTGCATCTGCTTTTAAGATTGGCGAAAAGCAAAAGTTAGGATTAGCAGAAAAAAATAAGGGTAAGCGCTCTTATAATAATGCATTAGCCAATGCAGGAGTTGCTGCAATATTTGGCATACTGTGTTGGGCAGATCCTAATAGTTTTGATATGTTTCATTTGATGTTAGCTGCATCATTTGCTTCAGCAGCTTCTGATACTTTTTCATCCGAATTGGGAAATTACTTCGGGAAAAATTATTACAACATAATTACCCTAAAACCAGACGAACGTGGGCTGGATGGTGTAGTGAGTTTAGAAGGAACACTTGCAGGAGTTGTAGGTAGTGTTTTAATATCGCTATATTTTTATATTGTAAATGGACGTTTACTAGCTGCCTTAATTGTTTTATTGGCAGGGATTTTTGGGAATTTTACAGATTCTGTATTAGGTGCAACTTTGCAAAAAAGGGAGTGGTTAAATAATGATACAGTAAATTTCGCAAATACACTTTTGGCAAGTTTATTCGCAATGCTTTTATATAACATTGTGGCATAAAAAAAATCTCTTCTGAATATTCAGAAGAGATTTTTTTTATGATTAGGTATTTGATTTATTCATCGTCATCTACACTACCAAATACTTTCTTAAGTATGTCTGTAGTACGAGCTACAGGGTCTTCTCTAATTTTCAATTCTTCTTTAGCAATCATAATAAATAAACCATTAATTGCTTCATCTGTAACATACTCAGCTAAATCGGTATTTACTTCTTTTGTAAAAGGAATTTTGTTGTATTGAGTAGTTACATTTCCCCAGTATTTTGTAGCATCTACTTTTTCGAGCGAAGTAGCTATAATAGGTTTAAATTTTACTTTAAGACTATCTGTAGTAGTTTTTTGTAAATATTGAGTAGCTGCATCATCGTCACCTTTAATAATGTTTATGGCATCTGTAAAAGTGAGTTGTTTAATAGCTCCAACGAAGATATCTTTTGCTTCTATAGATGCATCTTCAGCAGCTCTATTAATTGAAGTAATGGCGTCATCAACTAATTTATCCATTCCTAATTTTCTCAATTGAGTTTCAACCATCTGAACCTCTTCAGGGAAAGGTATTTTAATTTCTGGATTTCCTAAATAACCGTCAAGCTGAGATACTTCTGCTACTCCATTTACAGCACCTGTTTGTAGTGCTTCTATAATTGCATTGCCTGCTTCTTCTTCGGTAAAAGAAACCGATCCTCCTGTAGCATCAGTTACAGCCTTTTGTAAATTTTTTAGAAATTGTGCTTGGGCAGTAAATGAAAATAAAATAAGAAATACTATCGCTAATTGTTTCATCACTAATTTTTTTCGCTATTAAAAATGATTGAATTATTCATTCAAAATTAAGGAATAAAATTTCCTGTTAGTTTAAATCTTCGTTAAACAAGTCTCAGAACGCGTCGAAAACTTTTTAAGTTCTTACTATACAAGTATGTTTTTGCAATTATG
It includes:
- a CDS encoding DUF2851 family protein, producing the protein MQEAFLHYIWKLQYFNPSGLKTTCGLEIEILAAGQHNLHAGPDFSNAKIKIGNIIWAGNVEIHINSSDWHAHKHHLDAAYNNVILHVVWLDKGKKAATKAEVELPILELKPLVNENLVSRYNQMLESDNVISCASDFFKVPEIYRNFMLEKVLVERLEKKADAVLQLLASNKTDWEETAYQLLMQKMGFKTNNENFLQLAKAIPHHIIKKHNQLFQIEALLFGQAGFLDAELNDNYFIKLKKEYNYLSAKFNLSAKKLQVKEWQFMRLRPANFPTVRIAQAAAMLFKFRKIFDMLTNQSNPLEIIELFHIKQSAYWQKHYHFDKILERGVPAIGKLSRELLIINVVAPLLFARSRYLDKPESVQIIFDLLLNLPAEDNHIIKHWKQANTKVSNAYESQAYLELLNIYCKKKQCLQCRIGCFLLGKKYSELAVINF
- a CDS encoding 50S ribosomal protein L25/general stress protein Ctc: MEYLDMVGYYRKDLGRKASKDLRTEGYAPCVLYGGHDEPIHFYVPMILFRELVYTPDVKMVVMDIEGTEYKCILQDITFHPVSEVILHVDFLRLYDDVPVKMDIPVSFKGSSPGLLKGGKLVTKTRKLTVKALPADMPQSIEVSIEGLELGKSVKVSSIKQDNFTILNNPMVTIGSIEIPRALKSAKSKEA
- a CDS encoding cupin domain-containing protein encodes the protein MKDSVVNKLASALAKTRTSHNNGEKIILLKNEETESLLTQTAIGILQPGETVEPHVHSDMEEFFYFLEGKGSYIIDNKTYTLQATSFIKIPIGKIHELKAEGNVPLKFIYWGIAVE
- a CDS encoding DUF92 domain-containing protein; translation: MSLFQSFFSNLAYVLPALPSNFLLGVLVVILFAVLSVLSGKIDVPGGLTGGLLAFCLFLGGGFLLMGYLFLFFIAGSAASAFKIGEKQKLGLAEKNKGKRSYNNALANAGVAAIFGILCWADPNSFDMFHLMLAASFASAASDTFSSELGNYFGKNYYNIITLKPDERGLDGVVSLEGTLAGVVGSVLISLYFYIVNGRLLAALIVLLAGIFGNFTDSVLGATLQKREWLNNDTVNFANTLLASLFAMLLYNIVA
- a CDS encoding DUF4197 domain-containing protein; amino-acid sequence: MKQLAIVFLILFSFTAQAQFLKNLQKAVTDATGGSVSFTEEEAGNAIIEALQTGAVNGVAEVSQLDGYLGNPEIKIPFPEEVQMVETQLRKLGMDKLVDDAITSINRAAEDASIEAKDIFVGAIKQLTFTDAINIIKGDDDAATQYLQKTTTDSLKVKFKPIIATSLEKVDATKYWGNVTTQYNKIPFTKEVNTDLAEYVTDEAINGLFIMIAKEELKIREDPVARTTDILKKVFGSVDDDE